A genomic segment from Vibrio panuliri encodes:
- a CDS encoding LysE family translocator produces the protein MFPLDIFIPYTLACLLLVISPGPDNLLAIARGLSQGKLAAWVSGCSSGSGILLHVFAATFGLTLLIQTSEIAFYIVKLVGAAYLIWLGVKVLRSKSLFSLEQAEPQSLKTIFTTGFLSAALNPKPGLFVLAFIPQFVNPQLGSVTVQMVVYGVWFALLTAVGFSLMGVFSSQLAHWFKQKPRVVSALNIGGGLTFIGSGLAVALMRQE, from the coding sequence ATGTTTCCATTGGATATTTTTATTCCTTATACCTTAGCCTGCTTATTGTTAGTGATATCTCCAGGGCCTGATAATCTTTTGGCGATTGCACGTGGATTGAGCCAAGGTAAATTGGCGGCTTGGGTATCGGGGTGCTCTTCTGGTAGTGGTATTTTGCTTCACGTTTTTGCGGCAACATTTGGTTTAACGTTGTTGATTCAAACCTCTGAAATCGCATTCTATATTGTCAAGTTAGTCGGTGCTGCGTATTTGATTTGGCTTGGGGTGAAAGTTCTGCGCTCAAAAAGCTTGTTTAGCCTTGAACAAGCCGAGCCGCAATCACTTAAAACGATATTTACCACTGGTTTCCTTTCCGCCGCGCTAAATCCTAAGCCTGGGCTATTTGTCCTTGCGTTTATTCCTCAGTTTGTTAACCCTCAGCTTGGTTCCGTAACTGTGCAAATGGTCGTTTATGGGGTGTGGTTCGCGCTGCTGACGGCGGTAGGATTTAGCCTGATGGGTGTATTTTCTTCTCAATTAGCACACTGGTTTAAGCAAAAACCACGAGTTGTCTCTGCTCTTAACATTGGTGGAGGGTTAACTTTTATTGGCTCTGGATTGGCAGTAGCATTGATGCGTCAAGAATAG
- a CDS encoding C45 family autoproteolytic acyltransferase/hydolase, whose translation MKKTLLASLLSAIALNANAELIQHTDQIGEVQFTGSTYELGKHVGEVAGDQVESAIKRFSDTLGVMLPGLSAESLSQSFDKQQVFTKLEKASPESAAYIRGLADELNKNPNLLLAVAMSDEAILESQRNGGMGFLQAEKPAHDASAPAKCTSMAVAAVGDKAWAASNFDYMGVNYTGLLMLKHTDTDGKTRLIQTWAGLIPYGGVTKGAQVMTMNTMADQGTLREKDGGEILSDTATPSFYLSWDVYNEESYQGIKSVFDKYPEYTAFFTYTVASANKPAMNIENTYGGKVNYSEGDYKAHANHSIYGETADFVDEAFAAHSLARQDAASKFMANASVNTAESDVRKLLQSKPLWKGRGEMMGTVTNTYYKVNGKKVDVYFQTDSEHEPVHMTNY comes from the coding sequence ATGAAAAAGACTCTTCTAGCTTCGTTACTTTCTGCTATTGCGCTCAATGCTAATGCAGAACTTATCCAACACACCGATCAAATTGGTGAGGTACAGTTTACCGGCTCTACGTATGAGCTTGGTAAACATGTTGGTGAGGTCGCTGGCGATCAAGTTGAGAGTGCAATCAAGCGCTTCAGCGATACTCTAGGTGTGATGTTGCCGGGCTTAAGCGCGGAGTCTTTATCTCAGTCATTCGATAAGCAACAAGTATTCACTAAGCTAGAGAAAGCGAGTCCGGAATCTGCTGCCTATATCCGTGGTCTTGCCGATGAACTTAACAAGAACCCTAATCTATTGTTAGCGGTTGCGATGTCTGATGAAGCCATCTTAGAATCTCAGCGTAACGGTGGTATGGGTTTCTTACAGGCAGAGAAACCAGCCCATGATGCATCTGCGCCAGCAAAATGTACCTCAATGGCTGTCGCGGCAGTGGGTGATAAAGCTTGGGCGGCATCGAACTTTGACTATATGGGCGTTAACTACACGGGTCTGCTAATGCTTAAGCACACGGATACTGATGGTAAAACCCGTCTAATTCAAACTTGGGCAGGTCTTATCCCTTATGGTGGTGTGACCAAAGGTGCTCAGGTGATGACGATGAACACCATGGCTGACCAAGGTACGTTGCGTGAAAAGGACGGCGGAGAGATCTTAAGTGATACAGCGACGCCATCATTTTACCTTAGCTGGGATGTGTACAACGAGGAAAGCTACCAAGGCATTAAATCGGTGTTCGATAAATACCCAGAGTACACGGCGTTCTTTACTTACACGGTTGCATCGGCAAACAAACCAGCGATGAACATTGAGAACACATATGGCGGTAAAGTGAACTACAGCGAAGGTGACTACAAAGCGCACGCGAACCATTCGATTTACGGTGAAACGGCTGACTTTGTTGATGAGGCATTCGCTGCGCACTCTCTTGCTCGCCAAGATGCCGCGTCAAAATTTATGGCGAACGCATCGGTGAATACGGCTGAATCAGATGTACGTAAACTGCTTCAAAGCAAACCTTTGTGGAAAGGACGTGGAGAGATGATGGGCACAGTGACCAACACTTACTATAAAGTGAACGGTAAGAAAGTAGATGTGTACTTCCAGACCGATAGCGAGCACGAACCCGTGCATATGACTAACTACTAA
- a CDS encoding MATE family efflux transporter, giving the protein MQTTLSPFSRFTRESGALMHLSIPIILTQIATQAMGFVDTTMAGQVSPADLAAIALGGSLWIPVLLLLRGIIMALTPVVAYHRGARDFPSISVEFFQMVWLALLSSVLLISYLLSAKPILEWIGVASDIIPIASDYAFALAFGVPGIALFYTLNGFCEGMNNTKVPMVISVIGLLLNIPVNYVLIYGKLGFPELGAVGCGWATSLVYWVMSGLLYSYIRGHHHYKKIISFADVKPRAKEMFNLLKLGLPIGMNIAVCGSIFAVIALLIGRIGAENVAAAQIALNISSLTYVIPMSISFGITIRVGHSLGEREEQSAIERSKIGILVAAMVSLISVTIFLLFPEWIIRLYTTDPAISATAATLLVFTAMYQFSDALQTSANGALRGYKDTKIPMFLAIASYWGLALPMGVVLGLTDYVVPAMGEKGFWVGILTGLTVAAILMLLRLRFVIKRRNTVEANGVTAS; this is encoded by the coding sequence ATGCAAACGACATTAAGTCCTTTCTCTCGCTTTACTCGTGAATCGGGTGCTTTGATGCATCTGTCGATTCCTATTATTTTGACGCAAATCGCCACTCAAGCGATGGGGTTTGTTGATACCACTATGGCGGGCCAAGTAAGCCCTGCTGATCTTGCGGCGATAGCACTGGGTGGTAGTCTTTGGATCCCGGTTTTACTATTGCTGCGCGGCATAATTATGGCGCTGACTCCCGTGGTGGCTTATCACCGAGGCGCTCGTGATTTTCCCAGTATTTCGGTTGAGTTTTTTCAGATGGTTTGGCTTGCGCTGCTCTCTAGCGTGTTGCTGATCAGCTACTTGCTGAGTGCCAAACCGATTCTCGAATGGATTGGTGTTGCTTCTGATATCATCCCTATTGCGAGTGACTATGCTTTTGCTCTCGCTTTTGGAGTGCCAGGGATTGCGCTGTTCTATACCTTAAATGGCTTTTGCGAAGGAATGAACAATACCAAGGTACCAATGGTTATCTCGGTGATTGGGTTACTGCTCAATATTCCAGTCAACTACGTACTTATTTACGGCAAACTGGGCTTCCCAGAGCTTGGTGCGGTTGGCTGTGGTTGGGCAACCAGTTTGGTCTACTGGGTGATGTCAGGCTTGCTTTATTCATACATTCGTGGACATCATCACTACAAGAAAATTATCTCATTTGCTGATGTAAAACCCCGCGCTAAAGAGATGTTTAATCTGCTCAAATTGGGTCTGCCGATTGGTATGAATATCGCGGTTTGTGGCAGCATTTTTGCGGTAATCGCTCTGTTAATTGGTCGTATTGGCGCTGAGAACGTTGCGGCTGCGCAGATTGCGTTGAATATCTCAAGTCTGACTTACGTGATTCCAATGAGTATCTCATTTGGTATCACGATTCGTGTTGGTCATTCACTGGGTGAACGTGAGGAACAGAGTGCGATTGAACGCAGTAAAATCGGCATTTTAGTTGCGGCGATGGTGTCGCTGATTTCAGTGACGATTTTCTTGCTCTTCCCTGAGTGGATTATTCGTTTATATACGACGGATCCCGCAATTAGCGCAACCGCTGCAACCTTGCTGGTTTTTACTGCGATGTACCAGTTTAGTGACGCGCTGCAAACTTCAGCCAATGGCGCGTTGCGTGGCTATAAAGATACGAAAATTCCGATGTTCTTAGCGATTGCGTCATACTGGGGCTTGGCGCTGCCAATGGGTGTCGTGCTCGGTCTAACCGATTACGTTGTACCCGCAATGGGCGAGAAAGGTTTTTGGGTGGGGATTCTCACCGGCTTAACTGTCGCCGCCATTCTGATGTTGCTACGTCTGCGCTTTGTGATTAAGCGCCGCAACACGGTTGAAGCTAACGGCGTGACGGCCAGTTAA
- a CDS encoding class I SAM-dependent DNA methyltransferase has protein sequence MPSNALYTDLSGYYDLMCADIDYKAQSHYVSRLHQLFGNQGKKHLDLACGTGPHIRHFIDFGYQSSGLDLNQPMLDLAKVRCPEADFILHNMCDFTVEQPLDLITCFLYSIHYSDGIENLKKCIEAAHAALAQGGMLCFNSVNCDKIDNRSFVRHSANHEGSEFTFSSGWKYCGEGERQFLTLSIEKQSETEKQLWNDEHPMVAVNYQELTALLEPYFKVHIFQHDYEKILPWDGQAGNAFFACVKRD, from the coding sequence ATTCCTTCAAACGCCCTCTATACCGACCTTTCAGGTTACTATGATTTGATGTGTGCCGACATCGATTACAAAGCGCAAAGTCACTACGTCAGCCGTCTGCATCAACTATTTGGCAATCAAGGTAAAAAGCACCTTGATCTCGCGTGCGGAACAGGCCCACACATCCGTCACTTTATCGATTTTGGTTATCAAAGCAGTGGGCTTGATCTCAACCAACCAATGCTTGACCTTGCTAAAGTTCGCTGTCCTGAAGCGGATTTTATCTTGCACAATATGTGCGATTTCACCGTCGAGCAGCCACTTGATTTGATTACCTGCTTTCTTTATTCCATCCACTACAGCGATGGTATTGAAAACCTGAAGAAGTGTATCGAAGCCGCCCATGCCGCTTTGGCACAAGGTGGTATGCTCTGTTTTAACTCGGTCAATTGCGACAAAATCGACAACCGTTCCTTCGTTCGCCACAGCGCTAATCATGAAGGCAGTGAGTTTACCTTCAGTTCCGGTTGGAAATACTGCGGTGAAGGAGAACGCCAGTTCTTAACCCTTAGCATCGAAAAACAGTCTGAAACTGAAAAACAGCTTTGGAATGATGAGCACCCAATGGTGGCAGTGAATTATCAAGAGCTAACAGCGTTACTTGAGCCCTATTTTAAAGTGCACATTTTCCAACATGACTATGAAAAGATTCTCCCTTGGGATGGTCAAGCAGGAAACGCGTTCTTCGCTTGCGTAAAACGTGACTAA
- a CDS encoding class I SAM-dependent methyltransferase encodes MTDSVKLLSSQQTQAFDTEYVDDMMFELVKQALAKFQISQSPFRLLDVGGGNGKYADKLLYHYPNASAVVVEPEKTLAEKNLPNRRKQVIQSPFQNIALPSGLNAVQFNWVLHHFVTSGYRDTCALQQRALHDAYRSLAPGGIIMIFENFYEGALSEDLPSQLIFHLTSSQILAPLTEKLGANTAGVGVCFHSARFWREQLAQAGFSQIEEHPCYDFGTLSSIKRVALTLRKQRVGLLVARKPLSTVS; translated from the coding sequence ATGACAGATTCGGTAAAATTGCTTTCTAGCCAGCAAACTCAAGCATTTGATACAGAGTACGTGGATGACATGATGTTTGAACTGGTAAAACAAGCGTTGGCTAAGTTCCAAATTTCTCAGTCGCCTTTTAGGTTGTTAGATGTGGGAGGTGGTAACGGTAAATACGCTGATAAACTTTTGTACCATTACCCAAATGCATCGGCGGTGGTTGTGGAGCCGGAAAAAACATTGGCAGAAAAAAACCTACCCAATCGACGCAAGCAGGTTATTCAATCTCCTTTCCAAAACATTGCGCTACCCAGTGGATTGAATGCGGTGCAGTTTAATTGGGTGTTGCATCATTTCGTTACTAGCGGGTATCGCGACACCTGCGCTTTACAACAGCGAGCGCTGCACGATGCTTATCGTTCGTTGGCTCCCGGCGGTATTATCATGATTTTTGAGAACTTTTATGAGGGGGCTTTGAGCGAGGATCTTCCCAGTCAGTTGATTTTCCATCTTACATCTAGCCAGATTCTAGCGCCACTCACAGAGAAACTCGGTGCCAATACAGCGGGTGTTGGGGTTTGCTTTCACTCGGCACGTTTTTGGCGAGAACAGCTCGCACAAGCAGGCTTTAGCCAAATAGAAGAGCATCCCTGCTACGACTTTGGGACTCTTTCAAGCATCAAAAGAGTAGCTTTAACATTAAGAAAGCAGCGCGTTGGCTTGCTGGTGGCACGAAAGCCATTGTCTACGGTAAGCTGA
- a CDS encoding methyl-accepting chemotaxis protein, whose amino-acid sequence MNYLSKLKVKTRLAIGFGTLVSLMMLLTVLGIQKVNYIDSTLAEVTDVNSVKQRYAINYRGSVHDRAIAIRDVAIARSNAEVNTLVNEIQQLKEFYDQSEQGMQKMLASGVMFTKQELDILHKIDDIKRSTLPLIDQIIADKKQGKPVNDSVLDKARPAFITWLNHINQFIDYQEKLNQELTPQAREMAGGFQNLMLILSAIALVISVIVGVAIERSFRRSLGGEPHDAQQAIQMMAEGDLTQRQESSFSGSILDSLSAMSGKLINIVGNIRGASNMLAEQVKEVSTGSSQVLATAQDQAMLTESMVTKLDGMRTSIDEIAHIVNLSEQNSVATSEHAVEGRQLIVSVADQMEKVTNAVNGTVVQVKQLEAKTQDISGIVNMISEISDQTNLLALNAAIEAARAGESGRGFAVVADEVRNLAQRTGAATTQIETLLKEVQAQTVASVTAMENTQPQVEECQQNTSAASDLLVGIEQQAQDTLSRVRDIVVATQEQVEVVSEVVTAMDQISTMSRSSVELMTNNEVAGQKLNELSVHLEQEVAYFKI is encoded by the coding sequence ATGAATTATCTATCTAAATTGAAAGTAAAGACTCGCCTCGCTATAGGCTTCGGTACTTTGGTTTCGCTGATGATGCTACTAACGGTGTTAGGTATTCAGAAAGTTAACTATATCGACTCCACTTTAGCCGAAGTCACCGATGTAAACTCAGTCAAACAGCGCTATGCCATCAACTATCGAGGCAGTGTTCACGATAGAGCGATTGCCATTCGAGATGTTGCGATTGCCCGCAGCAATGCCGAAGTAAACACACTGGTCAATGAAATTCAGCAACTTAAAGAGTTTTACGATCAGTCAGAGCAAGGCATGCAGAAAATGTTGGCTAGCGGTGTGATGTTTACAAAGCAGGAGCTTGATATTCTGCATAAAATTGATGATATCAAACGTTCAACACTGCCACTCATCGATCAAATTATCGCCGACAAAAAACAAGGTAAGCCCGTCAATGACAGCGTACTTGATAAAGCTCGCCCTGCCTTTATTACTTGGCTAAATCACATCAACCAATTTATTGATTATCAAGAAAAGCTCAACCAAGAGTTGACCCCACAAGCTCGTGAAATGGCAGGCGGATTCCAAAACCTAATGCTCATTCTCAGTGCTATCGCGTTAGTGATTTCTGTGATTGTTGGTGTCGCCATTGAACGCAGTTTTCGTCGTTCTCTAGGCGGTGAACCGCATGATGCACAGCAGGCGATCCAAATGATGGCAGAGGGCGATTTAACTCAACGTCAAGAAAGCAGCTTTTCTGGCAGTATTCTTGATTCACTATCTGCGATGTCAGGGAAATTGATCAACATTGTCGGCAATATTCGCGGGGCTTCCAACATGTTGGCGGAGCAAGTGAAAGAAGTGTCTACCGGGTCTAGTCAAGTACTCGCAACAGCTCAAGATCAAGCCATGTTGACTGAGAGTATGGTGACTAAATTAGATGGTATGCGCACCAGTATTGATGAAATCGCTCATATCGTGAACCTCTCTGAACAAAACTCCGTCGCGACATCTGAGCATGCCGTTGAAGGACGTCAATTGATTGTTTCAGTGGCTGACCAAATGGAAAAAGTCACCAACGCAGTAAACGGCACTGTGGTTCAAGTTAAGCAACTCGAAGCAAAGACCCAAGATATCAGTGGTATCGTCAATATGATCAGTGAAATTTCTGATCAAACGAATTTGCTTGCATTAAACGCTGCTATTGAAGCTGCGCGTGCCGGTGAATCGGGGCGCGGATTTGCCGTGGTGGCTGATGAGGTTCGCAACCTTGCTCAACGCACGGGGGCGGCGACCACACAAATTGAAACCCTACTTAAAGAGGTTCAAGCCCAAACCGTGGCAAGCGTTACTGCAATGGAAAATACCCAACCGCAAGTTGAAGAGTGCCAGCAGAACACCTCTGCTGCGAGTGACCTTCTTGTTGGTATTGAGCAACAAGCGCAAGATACATTAAGCCGCGTACGCGATATCGTAGTCGCGACTCAAGAGCAAGTTGAGGTAGTCAGTGAAGTGGTTACCGCGATGGATCAAATCTCAACCATGTCACGCAGTTCAGTCGAACTAATGACGAACAATGAAGTCGCGGGTCAAAAGCTAAATGAGCTATCTGTGCACCTAGAACAAGAAGTGGCCTACTTTAAGATCTAA
- the fusA gene encoding elongation factor G codes for MPINKIRNIAFVGQTGTGKTTLIEKLLYTCQTTTHLGCVEKGDTVTDFDDQSIQYQHSIEATPVALSWNQHRLNIIDTPGQNELLGRTLSVFPAVETTALIIDPQAPINQTSERIFAFAKERHMCQMIIINKLDNHGSQLEALMENIVEHFGDNCLPINLPSADGKSVVDCYFEPQTEQDTLISSVEAAHETLIDQVIEVDEELMELYLEQGSELTPEQLHDPFEEALRTEHVVPICFVSAQTGAGVELLLRTLTEIMPMPNEGNPPLLEKNGKMIKVNCETLEHSVAHVYKISVDPYMGKLAYLRVYQGEIHVGSQLYIGESNKAFKVGHLYQLQGKVRTEITKALAGDFCVLAKVDELEFDSIVHDSHDEDGVALKTLNFPNPMYSLCLRPMKRGDEQKLGDVLNKIVSEDPSLRVEHRSRTNETILSGQGEFHLKIALEKMANVYKLEVETSEPSVEYFETVTKPAEGHYRHKKQSGGAGQFGEVQLRVRPLERGAGFQFINKVVGGSIPTALIPAVEKGIVQALEEGAISGNPIKDVEVTVYDGKYHSVDSKEIAFVIAGKKAFLNAIKNADPIVLEPIVQMELSIPTVNVGDVSGDLSGNRGLIEGTEPIDSNFTLLRAKSPLNELQDYSRRLRSITGGEGSFNMSLSHYEPAPPLVQKRVCELATEQH; via the coding sequence ATGCCTATCAATAAGATCCGCAACATCGCCTTTGTCGGCCAAACGGGAACTGGTAAAACAACCTTAATTGAGAAGCTGCTTTATACCTGCCAGACAACCACCCATTTAGGATGCGTAGAAAAAGGGGATACCGTTACCGATTTTGATGACCAATCTATTCAGTACCAACACAGTATCGAAGCGACGCCAGTCGCGCTCAGTTGGAATCAACACCGTCTTAATATCATTGATACTCCCGGACAAAATGAACTGCTAGGACGTACGCTCAGCGTATTTCCTGCGGTAGAAACCACCGCACTCATCATCGACCCACAAGCACCGATAAATCAAACCTCTGAGCGTATTTTTGCGTTTGCCAAAGAGCGACATATGTGTCAGATGATCATCATCAATAAACTCGACAATCATGGCAGTCAACTTGAAGCCTTAATGGAGAACATCGTTGAGCATTTCGGTGACAACTGTCTGCCGATTAACTTACCTTCAGCGGACGGGAAAAGTGTTGTCGATTGTTACTTTGAACCTCAAACCGAGCAAGATACGCTCATTTCAAGTGTAGAAGCGGCACATGAAACCTTGATTGATCAAGTGATAGAAGTGGATGAAGAGTTAATGGAACTCTACCTTGAACAGGGATCAGAACTGACGCCTGAGCAGTTGCATGACCCGTTTGAGGAAGCGCTTAGAACCGAACATGTGGTGCCAATTTGCTTTGTGTCGGCACAAACGGGGGCGGGTGTTGAATTACTGCTGAGAACATTGACGGAAATTATGCCGATGCCTAACGAGGGGAATCCTCCGTTATTAGAGAAAAATGGCAAGATGATTAAGGTCAATTGTGAGACCTTAGAGCATAGTGTGGCCCATGTGTACAAAATCAGCGTCGACCCTTACATGGGTAAATTGGCATATTTGCGGGTCTATCAAGGAGAGATCCATGTAGGTAGCCAGCTCTATATTGGTGAGAGTAATAAAGCATTTAAAGTCGGTCACCTTTATCAACTGCAAGGTAAGGTGCGTACCGAAATCACCAAGGCTTTAGCGGGAGACTTCTGCGTGCTAGCTAAAGTCGATGAGCTTGAATTTGACTCTATCGTGCATGACTCACATGATGAAGATGGCGTGGCACTTAAAACACTCAATTTCCCTAACCCAATGTATTCATTGTGTTTACGCCCAATGAAACGTGGAGATGAGCAAAAGCTGGGTGATGTGTTGAATAAAATTGTCAGTGAAGATCCTTCGTTGCGGGTTGAGCATCGCTCACGCACCAATGAAACGATCTTAAGCGGGCAAGGTGAGTTTCACCTCAAAATTGCATTAGAGAAAATGGCGAATGTCTACAAGTTGGAGGTGGAAACCAGCGAGCCAAGCGTGGAGTACTTTGAGACGGTAACCAAACCCGCGGAAGGGCACTATCGCCACAAAAAACAGAGTGGTGGAGCTGGGCAATTTGGTGAGGTACAACTGAGAGTGCGACCACTAGAGCGAGGGGCGGGATTCCAGTTCATCAATAAAGTTGTCGGTGGTTCTATACCTACTGCGCTTATTCCTGCGGTGGAGAAGGGGATTGTTCAAGCCCTCGAGGAAGGGGCGATTTCGGGTAATCCAATTAAGGATGTCGAAGTGACGGTTTACGATGGTAAATATCATTCCGTGGACTCAAAAGAGATTGCGTTTGTTATCGCGGGTAAGAAAGCTTTTCTCAATGCGATCAAAAATGCTGATCCCATTGTTTTGGAGCCTATCGTGCAGATGGAATTGTCTATCCCAACGGTGAACGTTGGTGACGTGTCTGGTGACTTATCAGGCAACCGGGGATTGATAGAAGGGACGGAGCCGATAGACAGTAATTTCACTCTGTTGAGGGCAAAATCTCCTCTTAATGAACTGCAAGACTATTCGCGCCGCTTACGCTCGATAACTGGTGGAGAGGGCAGTTTTAATATGTCTCTCAGTCACTATGAGCCAGCACCACCTTTGGTGCAAAAACGGGTGTGTGAACTGGCCACTGAGCAACACTAA
- the manA gene encoding mannose-6-phosphate isomerase, class I, which produces MTKTLFKLDNVIQNYVWGSKTAMGELFGITNPDNQPQAEIWMGAHPNGCSKVAGSGELLSEVIAQDPKGVLGEYTAERFGELPYLFKVLSAEKPLSVQVHPSKAKAMAGFAKENQQGIELNAANRNYKDANHKPELVYALTFYKAMNGFRPVAEIVALFQQAEIDTLRDEIDALSALPNEQGLAEFFSVVMNLTGERKQQAIAELIARIERPAKTALAREAFDLIREFSQGYSDDIGLFSPLLLNVVELEPGEAMFLHAETPHAYVKGTGLEIMANSDNVLRAGLTPKYMDVAELIANTQFHSISADHIKLAPFSSGNKLGYPIPVDDFGFEIMTLDAKAKVQYVRGAEIIFCIEGQATLSGGSEEITLVAGESAFVCNRAKVYRYSGLGTLARAFN; this is translated from the coding sequence ATGACTAAAACACTATTTAAACTCGACAACGTGATTCAGAATTATGTTTGGGGTAGTAAAACGGCGATGGGTGAGCTATTTGGCATCACTAACCCAGACAATCAACCTCAAGCTGAAATCTGGATGGGCGCACACCCAAATGGCTGCTCAAAAGTAGCGGGAAGCGGTGAGCTTTTGTCTGAGGTCATCGCGCAAGATCCTAAAGGCGTGTTGGGTGAGTATACGGCGGAACGTTTTGGCGAACTGCCTTATCTATTTAAAGTATTGTCTGCGGAAAAACCGCTTTCAGTGCAAGTTCACCCAAGTAAAGCGAAAGCGATGGCAGGCTTTGCGAAAGAGAACCAGCAAGGCATTGAGTTAAATGCGGCGAACCGAAATTATAAAGACGCAAACCATAAGCCTGAGTTGGTTTACGCGTTAACGTTTTACAAAGCGATGAATGGTTTTCGCCCAGTAGCAGAGATTGTGGCACTGTTTCAACAAGCAGAAATTGATACGCTGCGTGATGAAATTGATGCGCTAAGTGCTTTACCCAATGAGCAAGGCTTAGCAGAGTTTTTCTCTGTGGTGATGAACCTTACCGGCGAGAGAAAGCAGCAAGCGATCGCTGAACTTATTGCGCGAATCGAACGGCCCGCTAAAACGGCATTAGCACGGGAAGCGTTTGATCTCATTCGAGAGTTTAGCCAAGGGTATAGCGATGATATCGGTCTGTTTTCACCGCTGCTATTAAATGTGGTGGAGCTTGAACCAGGTGAAGCGATGTTCCTCCATGCTGAAACGCCGCATGCGTATGTAAAAGGTACTGGCTTGGAAATAATGGCGAACTCTGACAACGTGCTGCGTGCAGGTTTGACGCCGAAGTACATGGATGTGGCAGAGCTTATCGCCAATACTCAGTTCCACTCAATTTCAGCTGACCACATCAAGCTGGCACCGTTTAGCAGCGGAAATAAGCTCGGTTATCCGATCCCAGTTGATGATTTCGGTTTTGAGATCATGACGCTCGATGCCAAGGCGAAAGTGCAATATGTGCGTGGTGCAGAGATTATTTTCTGTATTGAAGGTCAAGCAACACTAAGTGGTGGTAGTGAAGAAATCACCCTTGTTGCGGGTGAGTCTGCTTTTGTTTGCAATCGTGCTAAGGTCTATCGATATTCTGGATTAGGCACTTTGGCACGTGCTTTTAACTGA